A genomic window from Nocardioides rotundus includes:
- the purU gene encoding formyltetrahydrofolate deformylase: protein MSSPIPAPEVPHDYVLTLRCPDRPGIVHAVSGFLVRNAGNITESQQFGDPNTGDFFMRVAFTTEGDEGVEALREDFAEVGERYGMEFTIFDARAPYRTLIMVSKHLHCLNDLLFRWWTGQLQIDIPVVVSNHRDAEALVRSYGLEFEHLPVTPETKPAAEDRLRELVAEHDVDLVVLARYMQVLSDQLCRDLDGRAINIHHSFLPSFKGAKPYHQAFDRGVKLVGATAHYVTADLDEGPIIEQDVLRVDHSYSQDQLVAAGRDVEAQVLSRAVRWHSESRVLRNGHRTVVFR, encoded by the coding sequence ATGTCCTCCCCCATCCCAGCTCCCGAGGTGCCGCACGACTACGTGCTGACCCTGCGCTGCCCGGACCGTCCCGGGATCGTGCACGCGGTCTCCGGCTTCCTGGTCCGCAACGCCGGGAACATCACCGAGTCCCAGCAGTTCGGCGACCCGAACACCGGCGACTTCTTCATGCGCGTCGCGTTCACCACCGAGGGCGACGAGGGGGTCGAGGCGCTGCGCGAGGACTTCGCCGAGGTGGGTGAGCGCTACGGGATGGAGTTCACGATCTTCGACGCGCGGGCGCCGTACCGCACCCTGATCATGGTCTCCAAGCACCTGCACTGCCTCAATGACCTGCTCTTCCGTTGGTGGACCGGGCAACTGCAGATCGACATCCCGGTCGTGGTCTCCAACCACCGCGACGCCGAGGCGCTGGTGCGGTCCTACGGGCTGGAGTTCGAGCACCTGCCGGTGACGCCGGAGACCAAGCCGGCCGCGGAGGACCGGCTGCGCGAGCTGGTCGCCGAGCACGACGTGGACCTGGTGGTGCTCGCGCGCTACATGCAGGTGCTCTCCGACCAACTGTGCCGCGACCTGGACGGGCGGGCGATCAACATCCACCACTCGTTCCTGCCGAGCTTCAAGGGCGCCAAGCCGTACCACCAGGCGTTCGATCGGGGCGTGAAGCTGGTCGGCGCGACCGCGCACTACGTCACCGCGGACCTGGACGAGGGGCCGATCATCGAGCAGGACGTGCTGCGGGTGGACCACTCCTACTCCCAGGACCAGCTGGTCGCCGCCGGCCGCGACGTCGAGGCGCAGGTGCTCTCGCGTGCCGTGCGCTGGCACAGCGAGTCGCGGGTGCTGCGCAACGGCCACCGGACCGTCGTCTTCCGCTGA
- a CDS encoding IclR family transcriptional regulator yields MSTPTAERPASAAANAPAPGGTQAVDRASAIVALVVESEEPLTSTGIAGELGLAKSTASRLLAALEAGRLIESTDLGYVAGPLFWLYAARHDPWEETARLARPVMERVAATTRETVHLGVVRNGQMVHVAQVDTDYLLGAQDWTQRDVAPHASAIGKVLIAHDALPRPAEGLTELTSQTVTLPVTLDRQIAAIRERGYASAVDELEVGLTAVAAPVTGMGSTVFGALGVSGPTSRIGDRIDEIGRHLIDQAAELSAVLRRRTSKREGAA; encoded by the coding sequence GTGTCCACCCCGACAGCCGAGCGCCCTGCCAGCGCCGCCGCCAACGCCCCCGCCCCCGGCGGGACCCAGGCGGTGGACCGCGCCTCGGCGATCGTGGCGCTGGTGGTCGAGTCGGAGGAGCCGTTGACCTCCACCGGGATCGCCGGCGAGCTGGGCCTGGCCAAGTCCACGGCCAGCCGGCTGCTCGCGGCGCTGGAGGCGGGACGGCTGATCGAGAGCACCGACCTCGGCTACGTCGCCGGGCCGCTGTTCTGGCTCTACGCCGCCCGGCACGATCCGTGGGAGGAGACCGCGCGGCTGGCCCGTCCGGTGATGGAGCGGGTGGCCGCCACCACGCGCGAGACGGTGCACCTGGGCGTCGTACGCAACGGCCAGATGGTGCACGTCGCGCAGGTCGACACCGACTACCTCCTCGGGGCGCAGGACTGGACGCAGCGCGACGTCGCGCCGCACGCCAGCGCGATCGGCAAGGTGCTGATCGCGCACGACGCCCTCCCCCGGCCTGCCGAGGGGCTCACCGAGCTCACCTCGCAGACCGTCACCCTGCCGGTGACCCTCGACCGGCAGATCGCAGCCATCCGCGAGCGCGGCTACGCCAGCGCCGTGGACGAGCTGGAGGTCGGACTCACCGCCGTGGCCGCCCCGGTCACCGGCATGGGGTCCACCGTGTTCGGCGCGCTGGGGGTCAGCGGACCCACCAGCCGCATCGGCGACCGGATCGACGAGATCGGCCGCCACCTCATCGACCAGGCTGCGGAGCTCAGCGCCGTGCTCCGCCGTCGCACGAGCAAGAGGGAGGGCGCAGCATGA
- a CDS encoding trimethylamine methyltransferase family protein: protein MFRNQMPRYEILSADAMATLDGGWRRILTELGVEFMDDRALELFRSHGQKIEGNTVFLDPEFVLEQVAKAPREFDVQARNPENSVHIGGDSMAFGAVYGPPFVREGEVRRDATMVDFRNFTKLAQSYAVLDSAGGVICEPNDTPLDSRHLDMTYALQTLTDKIYMGNVVSGTNAADTIAMSSILFGAGEGAEVGRQRIEETPATISLINCNSPLRWDDRMLEAQFEYSAANQAVVLTPFLLMGAMSPVTVPAALVQQIAEALSGITLSQLIRPGSPVVFGSFLSNIDMQSGSPTFGTPESGIGLLCTGQIARHFGLPFRTGGGLTSSQVPDAQAGYEALMTLMPTFLAGANWVMHSAGWLEGGLVAGYEKFITDVQLLEMLQQEFTPLEVDEASLAFDAHQEVGAGGHFLGAMHTMERFRTCFYRPFLNSSDNYERWMRGGGEDAAARAGKIYRERLEEYVEPPMDEAVRAELEEYVVRRRAELGD from the coding sequence GTGTTCCGCAACCAGATGCCCCGCTACGAGATCCTCTCCGCCGACGCGATGGCCACCCTCGACGGCGGCTGGCGGCGGATCCTGACCGAGCTGGGCGTGGAGTTCATGGACGATCGTGCGCTCGAGCTGTTCCGCAGCCACGGGCAGAAGATCGAGGGCAACACCGTCTTCCTCGATCCCGAGTTCGTGCTCGAGCAGGTCGCCAAGGCGCCGCGCGAGTTCGACGTGCAGGCGCGCAACCCGGAGAACTCGGTGCACATCGGCGGGGACAGCATGGCCTTCGGCGCGGTCTACGGCCCGCCGTTCGTGCGCGAGGGGGAGGTCCGCCGGGACGCGACGATGGTGGACTTCCGCAACTTCACCAAGCTCGCCCAGTCCTACGCCGTGCTGGACTCCGCGGGCGGGGTGATCTGCGAGCCGAACGACACCCCGCTGGACAGCCGGCACCTGGACATGACCTACGCACTGCAGACGCTCACCGACAAGATCTACATGGGCAACGTGGTGTCAGGGACGAACGCGGCGGACACGATCGCGATGTCCTCCATCCTCTTCGGCGCCGGCGAGGGCGCCGAGGTCGGTCGGCAGCGGATCGAGGAGACGCCGGCGACCATCTCGCTGATCAACTGCAACTCGCCGCTGCGGTGGGACGACCGGATGCTGGAGGCGCAGTTCGAGTACTCCGCGGCCAACCAGGCCGTCGTCCTCACTCCGTTCCTGCTGATGGGCGCGATGTCGCCGGTGACCGTGCCGGCGGCGCTGGTGCAGCAGATCGCCGAGGCGCTGAGCGGGATCACCCTCTCCCAGCTGATCCGGCCCGGCTCGCCGGTGGTGTTCGGCTCGTTCCTGTCCAACATCGACATGCAGTCGGGCTCGCCGACCTTCGGCACGCCGGAGTCGGGGATCGGGCTGCTGTGCACGGGCCAGATCGCGCGGCACTTCGGGCTGCCCTTCCGCACCGGCGGCGGTCTGACCTCCTCGCAGGTGCCGGACGCGCAGGCGGGCTATGAGGCGCTGATGACGCTGATGCCGACCTTCCTCGCCGGGGCCAACTGGGTGATGCACTCCGCCGGCTGGCTGGAGGGCGGCCTGGTCGCGGGGTATGAGAAGTTCATCACCGACGTGCAGCTGCTGGAGATGCTGCAGCAGGAGTTCACGCCGCTGGAGGTCGACGAGGCCTCGCTGGCCTTCGACGCGCACCAGGAGGTCGGCGCCGGCGGGCACTTCCTCGGCGCGATGCACACCATGGAGCGCTTCCGGACCTGCTTCTACCGGCCGTTCCTCAACTCCTCGGACAACTACGAGCGGTGGATGCGCGGCGGCGGCGAGGACGCCGCGGCGCGTGCCGGGAAGATCTACCGGGAGAGGCTCGAGGAGTACGTCGAGCCGCCGATGGACGAGGCCGTGCGCGCCGAGCTGGAGGAGTACGTCGTACGCCGTCGCGCGGAGTTGGGAGACTGA
- a CDS encoding IclR family transcriptional regulator, with the protein MSNGTAERGTNGVQSVDRALGILERLARAGELGVTELAQEMGVHKSTAFRLVTTLEDHGLVEQTEERGKYRLGMGILRLAGATTARLDLVQEARPVCRQLATATGETVNIAVLSDASALYVEQVAGSSALQSHNWVGQHIPLHATSNGKVLLSGLPDDELASLLEDLPSYTELTITARDLLTAELEKVRDEGYAVAVDELEVGLTAAAAPIRSAHGDVIASMSVSGSTYRMSGDALDEVIAHLREAAAEVSRRLGWVGLH; encoded by the coding sequence ATGAGCAACGGGACGGCGGAGCGCGGAACGAACGGGGTCCAGTCGGTCGACCGGGCGCTGGGCATCCTGGAGCGGCTGGCCCGCGCCGGCGAGCTCGGGGTCACCGAGCTGGCCCAGGAGATGGGCGTGCACAAATCCACCGCCTTCCGGCTGGTGACCACGCTGGAGGACCATGGGCTGGTCGAGCAGACCGAGGAGCGGGGGAAGTACCGCCTCGGCATGGGGATCCTGCGTCTGGCCGGCGCGACCACCGCCCGGCTCGACCTGGTGCAGGAGGCACGGCCGGTCTGCCGCCAGCTCGCCACGGCCACCGGCGAGACGGTCAACATCGCGGTCCTCTCCGACGCCTCCGCGCTGTACGTCGAGCAGGTCGCCGGCTCCTCGGCCCTGCAGTCGCACAACTGGGTCGGGCAGCACATCCCGCTGCACGCGACCTCCAACGGCAAGGTGCTGCTCAGCGGACTCCCCGACGACGAGCTCGCCAGCCTGCTGGAGGACCTGCCGTCCTACACCGAGCTCACCATCACCGCCCGCGACCTGCTCACCGCGGAGCTGGAGAAGGTGCGCGATGAGGGGTACGCCGTCGCGGTGGACGAGCTCGAGGTCGGGCTCACCGCCGCGGCCGCGCCCATCCGGTCCGCTCACGGCGACGTGATCGCCTCGATGAGCGTCTCCGGGTCGACGTACCGCATGTCCGGCGACGCGCTCGATGAGGTCATCGCCCACCTGCGTGAGGCCGCCGCCGAGGTGTCGCGTAGGCTCGGTTGGGTTGGCCTGCACTAG
- a CDS encoding GcvT family protein has translation MAEVPSSAKCVVIGAGIVGNSLVWHLADLGWRDIVQIDKGALPNPGGSTGHASNFIFPVDHSREMTDLTQDSVRQYQEMDVFTRSGGFEIARTEERMEELRRRMSSAKAWGIEAELVDPAFVQEKVPFIETDQFIGGFWCPTVGVVDSLRAGTIMRERAMELGALTVVPNAEVTGLDVEGEGEDRRITRVRTDKGDIEAEYVVIASGVWSPKLGDMAGIKIPLTPAVHQMISVGPCPQLVETEGEITFPIVRDMDTFCYERQHGADMEVGSYAHRPILMEPEDIPSIEQAKLSPTEMPFTEEDFDPQLEQAFELMPDLLGAEGAEIRYAINGLLSLTADGMPILGESDVRGLWVAAAIWIKEGPGTGRAVAEWMVRGWSDIDVSHSDIARFHAHEGDRAHVKARADESFNKTYGIVHPAEQYASDRGLRKSPMYDSQESLGAVFYETVGWERPFWYESNAGLVEKYGDAVMPREHEWDARWWSPVINAEHLAMRENAGVIDLSAFCIFDISGPGALASVQQTCLAQCDVPVGKVIYTPVLDDRGGFKSDLTVMRLGEEEFRVVTGGAHGMADRKWFRDHLAPDATLTDRTDELSTIGLWGPKARDILASLTADDVSGDGFGMLTCREITVKGVDSPVLASRISYVGDLGWELYVPMAHAAALWEALLTAGREHGAVPVGIGVYGTTGRIEKGYRAFGAELDAERSVVEAGMQRPKVKAADFVGKEAYVAAREALENGGPATVLCTMTVDDHTSASGVKRYMLGGEPIMTRDGEPITDGHGHRPYVTSAGSAPSLGKHVLMAYLPPEHATVGNELAVSYMEELYPVTVGSVDSTALFDPENERMR, from the coding sequence ATGGCTGAGGTTCCGAGCAGCGCCAAGTGCGTGGTGATCGGCGCGGGCATCGTCGGCAACAGCCTGGTGTGGCACCTGGCCGACCTGGGCTGGCGCGACATCGTGCAGATCGACAAGGGAGCGCTGCCCAACCCGGGCGGCTCGACCGGTCACGCGTCGAACTTCATCTTCCCCGTGGACCACTCCCGGGAGATGACCGACCTGACCCAGGACTCGGTCCGGCAGTACCAGGAGATGGACGTCTTCACCCGGTCCGGCGGCTTCGAGATCGCCCGGACCGAAGAGCGGATGGAGGAGCTGCGGCGGCGGATGTCCAGCGCGAAGGCGTGGGGCATCGAGGCCGAGCTGGTCGACCCCGCCTTCGTCCAGGAGAAGGTGCCCTTCATCGAGACCGACCAGTTCATCGGCGGCTTCTGGTGCCCCACGGTCGGCGTCGTCGACAGCCTGCGCGCCGGCACGATCATGCGCGAGCGGGCGATGGAGCTGGGCGCCCTGACCGTCGTACCCAACGCGGAGGTCACCGGCCTCGACGTCGAGGGCGAGGGCGAGGATCGGCGGATCACCCGGGTGCGCACCGACAAGGGCGACATCGAGGCGGAGTACGTCGTCATCGCCTCGGGCGTGTGGAGCCCCAAGCTCGGCGACATGGCCGGCATCAAGATCCCGCTCACCCCCGCGGTGCACCAGATGATCTCCGTCGGCCCCTGCCCGCAGCTGGTCGAGACCGAGGGTGAGATCACCTTCCCGATCGTGCGCGACATGGACACCTTCTGCTACGAGCGGCAGCACGGCGCCGACATGGAGGTCGGCTCGTATGCCCACCGCCCGATCCTGATGGAGCCCGAGGACATCCCCTCCATCGAGCAGGCCAAGCTCAGCCCGACCGAGATGCCCTTCACCGAGGAGGACTTCGACCCGCAGCTGGAGCAGGCCTTCGAGCTGATGCCGGACCTGCTCGGGGCCGAGGGCGCGGAGATCCGCTACGCCATCAACGGGCTGCTCTCGCTCACCGCGGACGGCATGCCGATCCTCGGCGAGTCCGACGTGCGCGGCCTCTGGGTCGCCGCGGCGATCTGGATCAAGGAGGGCCCCGGCACCGGTCGCGCGGTCGCGGAGTGGATGGTCCGCGGCTGGTCCGACATCGACGTCTCGCACTCCGACATCGCCCGCTTCCACGCCCACGAGGGCGACCGGGCGCACGTGAAGGCGCGGGCCGACGAGTCGTTCAACAAGACCTACGGCATCGTCCACCCCGCCGAGCAGTACGCCTCGGACCGCGGCCTGCGGAAGTCGCCGATGTATGACTCCCAGGAGTCGCTGGGTGCCGTCTTCTACGAGACCGTCGGCTGGGAGCGGCCGTTCTGGTACGAGTCCAACGCCGGCCTGGTGGAGAAGTACGGCGACGCCGTGATGCCGCGCGAGCACGAGTGGGACGCCCGCTGGTGGAGCCCGGTGATCAACGCCGAGCACCTCGCGATGCGCGAGAACGCCGGGGTCATCGACCTCTCCGCGTTCTGCATCTTCGACATCAGCGGCCCGGGGGCGCTCGCCTCGGTGCAGCAGACCTGCCTGGCGCAGTGCGACGTGCCGGTCGGGAAGGTGATCTACACCCCCGTCCTCGACGACCGCGGCGGCTTCAAGTCCGACCTCACCGTGATGCGGCTGGGCGAGGAGGAGTTCCGGGTCGTCACCGGCGGCGCGCACGGGATGGCCGACCGCAAGTGGTTCCGCGACCACCTGGCGCCCGACGCCACCCTCACCGACCGCACCGACGAGCTCTCCACGATCGGCCTGTGGGGCCCGAAGGCCCGCGACATCCTCGCCTCGCTGACCGCCGACGACGTGAGCGGCGACGGCTTCGGGATGCTCACCTGCCGGGAGATCACGGTCAAGGGCGTCGACTCGCCGGTCCTCGCGTCGCGGATCTCCTACGTCGGCGATCTCGGCTGGGAGCTCTACGTGCCGATGGCGCACGCGGCCGCCCTGTGGGAGGCCCTGCTGACCGCGGGCCGCGAGCACGGCGCCGTACCTGTCGGGATCGGCGTCTATGGCACGACCGGCCGGATCGAGAAGGGCTACCGCGCCTTCGGCGCCGAGCTGGACGCCGAGCGCAGCGTGGTCGAGGCGGGGATGCAGCGGCCGAAGGTGAAGGCCGCCGACTTCGTCGGCAAGGAGGCCTACGTCGCCGCCCGCGAGGCCCTGGAGAACGGCGGCCCCGCGACGGTGCTGTGCACGATGACGGTCGACGACCACACGTCCGCCTCGGGCGTGAAGCGCTACATGCTCGGCGGGGAGCCGATCATGACCCGCGACGGGGAGCCCATCACCGACGGTCACGGCCACCGGCCCTATGTGACGTCGGCCGGGTCGGCGCCCAGCCTGGGCAAGCACGTGCTGATGGCCTACCTGCCGCCGGAGCACGCCACGGTCGGGAACGAGCTGGCCGTCTCCTACATGGAGGAGCTCTACCCGGTGACCGTCGGATCGGTCGACAGCACGGCGCTGTTCGACCCCGAGAACGAGCGGATGCGGTGA
- a CDS encoding GFA family protein → MELTGGCLCGGVRLRLSGEVRAPLVCHCEDCRRWHGAAPAFVAVPRAGLMVEGEVSWYAAPGKPPRGFCPTCGSSLLWSAPERDTIGVVAGVVDQPTGLSVAGHIFTADRADYDPPPPRGLPTYPGPVCDGS, encoded by the coding sequence GTGGAGCTGACCGGTGGCTGCCTCTGCGGCGGTGTGCGACTCCGTCTCAGTGGCGAGGTGCGCGCGCCGTTGGTCTGTCATTGCGAGGACTGCCGGCGCTGGCACGGTGCCGCTCCGGCATTCGTCGCCGTGCCGCGCGCGGGGCTGATGGTCGAGGGGGAGGTGTCGTGGTACGCCGCCCCGGGCAAGCCTCCGCGGGGATTCTGCCCCACGTGCGGTTCCTCCCTGCTCTGGTCCGCACCCGAGCGGGACACGATCGGGGTCGTGGCGGGCGTCGTGGACCAACCCACCGGCTTGTCGGTCGCCGGCCACATCTTCACCGCCGACCGGGCCGACTACGACCCGCCGCCTCCCCGAGGGCTACCCACCTACCCGGGACCGGTGTGCGACGGATCGTGA
- a CDS encoding electron transfer flavoprotein subunit beta/FixA family protein gives MTDVLVCLKRVPDSSSEVVLTPDAQAVDGRFSGWTVSPHENCAVELAIRIAQDTGGSATVLTLGPEDAVDQLRGALALGCTGAVHIVAESAAYGPADVAREIAAVVASHEDEGRSYDLVLLGNDASDSGDFQVGVRLSYLLERPVVGGVNLVTVEGSEVTAVGEGADGRETYQVPLPAVVAVMEGGVDPRYPTVSGRMKAKKIEIETRSPVAEPSGAVRQRLTLPPPAPSSVQVLGEGVEAVPALREVLVNLGVVK, from the coding sequence ATGACCGACGTACTCGTCTGCCTCAAGCGGGTGCCGGACTCCAGCAGCGAGGTGGTGCTCACCCCGGACGCCCAGGCGGTCGACGGCCGCTTCAGCGGCTGGACGGTGAGCCCGCACGAGAACTGCGCGGTGGAGCTGGCGATCCGGATCGCCCAGGACACCGGCGGGTCGGCGACCGTGCTGACCCTCGGCCCCGAGGACGCGGTCGACCAGCTGCGCGGGGCGCTCGCGCTCGGCTGCACCGGCGCGGTGCACATCGTGGCCGAGAGCGCGGCCTACGGGCCGGCCGACGTGGCGCGGGAGATCGCCGCCGTGGTGGCCTCGCACGAGGACGAGGGCCGGTCCTACGACCTGGTCCTGCTCGGCAACGACGCCTCCGACAGCGGCGACTTCCAGGTCGGCGTGCGCCTCTCCTATCTGCTGGAGCGGCCGGTCGTGGGCGGGGTCAACCTGGTCACGGTCGAGGGTTCGGAGGTCACCGCGGTCGGCGAGGGCGCCGACGGCCGGGAGACCTACCAGGTTCCGCTGCCCGCGGTGGTCGCGGTGATGGAGGGCGGGGTCGACCCGCGCTACCCGACCGTGTCGGGGCGGATGAAGGCGAAGAAGATCGAGATCGAGACGCGGTCGCCCGTGGCCGAGCCGTCCGGCGCGGTGCGCCAGCGGCTGACTCTGCCGCCGCCCGCGCCGTCGTCGGTGCAGGTGCTCGGCGAAGGCGTGGAGGCGGTGCCCGCGCTGCGCGAGGTGCTGGTGAACCTGGGGGTGGTGAAGTGA
- a CDS encoding DinB family protein: MTTYSETDEFEGATFVRTSLKGATVRFSDVSGVTMRGVDVDGLDIDSHDLFFGRVLVNGVDVVPLVEAELNRRFPGRELQKAQTPEGLREGWEAVQAAWAETVTATPAELVDAHVEDEWSLAQTLRHLILATDAWLGGAIQGTEQPFHEIGLVFTGAERMGFDMSVFREELPEYDEVLAVRAERQRQVTDFLASVTPEELAEEREDPWGFGDWRPTVGDCVRVILEEEWAHLRYIRRDLALLS; this comes from the coding sequence ATGACGACCTACTCCGAGACCGACGAGTTCGAAGGCGCGACCTTCGTTCGGACCAGCCTCAAAGGCGCCACCGTGCGCTTCTCCGACGTCAGTGGCGTGACGATGCGCGGCGTCGACGTCGACGGGCTCGACATCGACAGTCACGACCTGTTCTTCGGCCGTGTCCTGGTCAACGGGGTCGACGTGGTGCCGCTGGTGGAGGCCGAGCTGAACCGGCGGTTCCCGGGCCGTGAGCTGCAGAAGGCGCAGACGCCCGAGGGGTTGCGCGAAGGCTGGGAGGCGGTGCAGGCGGCCTGGGCGGAGACGGTGACCGCGACGCCGGCCGAGCTCGTGGACGCCCACGTCGAGGACGAGTGGTCCCTGGCCCAGACCCTGCGGCACCTGATCCTGGCGACCGACGCCTGGCTGGGCGGTGCGATCCAGGGCACCGAGCAGCCCTTCCACGAGATCGGGCTCGTCTTCACCGGCGCCGAGCGGATGGGCTTCGACATGTCGGTCTTCCGCGAGGAGCTTCCGGAGTACGACGAGGTGCTCGCGGTCCGCGCGGAGCGGCAGCGTCAGGTGACCGACTTCCTGGCCTCGGTCACCCCGGAGGAGCTCGCCGAGGAGCGCGAGGATCCGTGGGGCTTCGGCGACTGGCGCCCCACCGTGGGCGACTGCGTCCGGGTGATCCTGGAGGAGGAGTGGGCGCACCTGCGCTACATCCGGCGCGACCTGGCCCTGCTCAGCTGA
- a CDS encoding BCCT family transporter, with protein sequence MSTTTRDPDENLSERPDDGGRQLPLDTITFGVAAALAVGFVVYGAISPQAMYDTTQSMLGWITTNFNWLFVLTSAGFVLFSFYLAISRYGNIKLGPDDAEPEFSTFSWVSMMFATGMGIGLMFWGVAEPLTHLNTPPMGMAQPGSREAAQLAMEYSFFHWGFHPWSMYAVIGLAIGYFAYRKGYGNLVSATFRPLLGDRVSEGPGKAIDIIAIFATLFGSATSLGLGALQITGGIDNVFGGTSGAVMAVIVIWILVACFVVSAVTGIERGIQFLSNANAIAAALLAFFLFVVGPTVFILGTFTESLGGYLTQLPTMSFRAGIFEDASWINGWTVFYWAWWISWTPFVGMFIARISKGRSIRQFVVYVILMPSLVSFIWFSIMAGSAFDLQLNKGMNLGKVLTDAGTEGVFFEVLREYPLASVTVVLAVFLVAIFFITGADSASIVMGMLSQNGQEEPKRWLIIFWGAAQGAVASVLLWSGGDDLQVGLLALQTLVIIVAGPFMLVIIAMCVSLMKALRQEPYESTLPARVRRAVVHAQEQDLIAQQSVALAALGHEYDEDELNGTGSTDDEESTDTTRRS encoded by the coding sequence ATGAGCACGACGACCCGAGATCCGGACGAGAATCTCTCGGAGCGACCCGACGACGGTGGCAGGCAACTGCCGCTGGACACGATCACGTTCGGCGTCGCCGCCGCGCTGGCGGTCGGGTTCGTCGTCTACGGCGCGATCAGCCCGCAGGCGATGTACGACACCACCCAGAGCATGCTCGGCTGGATCACCACGAACTTCAACTGGCTGTTCGTGCTGACCAGCGCCGGCTTCGTGCTGTTCTCCTTCTACCTGGCGATCAGCCGCTACGGGAACATCAAGCTCGGCCCCGACGACGCCGAGCCGGAGTTCTCGACCTTCTCCTGGGTCTCGATGATGTTCGCGACCGGCATGGGCATCGGCCTGATGTTCTGGGGCGTCGCCGAGCCGCTGACCCACCTCAACACGCCGCCGATGGGGATGGCCCAGCCGGGCAGCCGCGAGGCCGCGCAGCTGGCGATGGAGTACTCCTTCTTCCACTGGGGCTTCCACCCCTGGTCGATGTATGCCGTGATCGGCCTGGCGATCGGCTACTTCGCCTACCGCAAGGGCTACGGCAACCTGGTGTCGGCGACCTTCCGGCCGCTGTTGGGCGACCGGGTCTCCGAGGGACCCGGCAAGGCGATCGACATCATCGCCATCTTCGCCACCCTGTTCGGCTCCGCCACCTCGCTCGGCCTCGGCGCCCTGCAGATCACCGGCGGCATCGACAACGTCTTCGGTGGCACCTCCGGCGCGGTGATGGCGGTCATCGTCATCTGGATCCTGGTCGCCTGCTTCGTGGTCTCCGCGGTCACCGGCATCGAGCGCGGCATCCAGTTCCTCTCCAACGCCAACGCGATCGCCGCGGCCCTGCTCGCGTTCTTCCTCTTCGTGGTCGGCCCGACCGTGTTCATCCTCGGCACCTTCACCGAGTCGCTGGGCGGCTACCTCACCCAGCTGCCGACGATGAGCTTCCGCGCGGGCATCTTCGAGGACGCGAGTTGGATCAACGGCTGGACCGTCTTCTACTGGGCCTGGTGGATCAGCTGGACCCCCTTCGTCGGCATGTTCATCGCCCGGATCTCCAAGGGCCGCAGCATCCGGCAGTTCGTGGTCTACGTGATCTTGATGCCGAGCCTGGTCTCGTTCATCTGGTTCTCGATCATGGCCGGGTCCGCCTTCGACCTGCAGCTGAACAAGGGCATGAACCTGGGCAAGGTCCTCACCGACGCCGGCACCGAGGGCGTCTTCTTCGAGGTGCTCCGGGAGTATCCGCTCGCCTCGGTCACGGTGGTGCTCGCGGTCTTCCTGGTGGCGATCTTCTTCATCACCGGAGCCGACTCCGCGTCGATCGTGATGGGCATGCTCTCCCAGAACGGTCAGGAGGAGCCCAAGCGCTGGCTGATCATCTTCTGGGGCGCCGCGCAGGGCGCGGTCGCCTCGGTGCTGCTGTGGTCGGGTGGTGACGACCTTCAGGTCGGCCTGCTCGCGCTGCAGACCCTGGTGATCATCGTCGCCGGCCCGTTCATGCTGGTGATCATCGCGATGTGCGTCTCGCTGATGAAGGCGCTGCGCCAGGAGCCCTACGAGTCGACGCTCCCCGCGCGGGTACGCCGAGCCGTGGTGCACGCGCAGGAGCAGGACCTCATCGCCCAGCAGTCGGTCGCGCTGGCCGCGCTGGGGCATGAGTACGACGAGGACGAGCTCAACGGCACCGGCTCCACCGACGACGAGGAGTCCACCGACACCACACGTCGGAGCTGA